Proteins from a genomic interval of Cupriavidus sp. P-10:
- a CDS encoding DotI/IcmL family type IV secretion protein, whose protein sequence is MKMLATSGFYKSGFSRQLRNNLVIGFALVGSVALNITQFVTRPAPVLVGMTEGGRLIQIVPLSKPFVSSEAVLQKVQKTATGAFSLDFDDTNLKAKLVALRPQFTRDGYASLMEQYDTSGLIEKIRSRRLVTSAVATGAGVIANEYERDGVYTWETEMPVAITITGQSERKTYECLVKQTVKRLPVEDNPAGIATQSLRLTCNTKIN, encoded by the coding sequence ATGAAAATGCTGGCAACGTCCGGCTTCTACAAGTCAGGGTTCAGTCGCCAGCTCCGCAACAACCTCGTTATCGGCTTCGCCCTGGTCGGATCCGTGGCCCTGAACATTACGCAATTCGTGACGCGACCCGCGCCGGTCCTGGTCGGCATGACCGAAGGGGGCCGACTGATCCAGATCGTTCCGCTGTCGAAGCCCTTTGTCAGCAGCGAAGCCGTCCTGCAGAAAGTACAGAAGACTGCGACCGGGGCCTTCTCACTCGACTTCGATGACACCAATCTCAAGGCGAAGTTGGTTGCGCTGCGGCCACAGTTCACCCGCGACGGATACGCCTCCCTGATGGAGCAGTACGACACGTCAGGCCTCATCGAGAAGATCCGCTCGCGCCGGTTGGTGACGTCAGCCGTAGCCACTGGTGCGGGGGTGATCGCAAACGAGTATGAGCGGGACGGCGTGTACACATGGGAAACCGAGATGCCCGTCGCCATCACCATCACCGGCCAGAGCGAGCGCAAGACCTACGAATGCCTGGTCAAGCAAACAGTCAAGCGTCTGCCGGTCGAAGACAACCCGGCAGGCATCGCTACCCAGTCCCTGCGGCTTACTTGCAACACAAAAATCAACTAG
- a CDS encoding DotH/IcmK family type IV secretion protein has product MRLSIPRLYAMLILSISTACGHAAAQGSPGESNRPGTPSPAAGADDAPRALPPLKAPPVGSANFNSAVDTVSPLSNNEILDLRKRVDSARRAAATYPGVPPKPVISTTTVDLSPGSTPPIVRVSNQGAAVSLVDITGAPWDILEVNNLAKRSFEVKQPAKDVPTITITAMGDYVEGNVAIFLKGLSIPVMLRMVAGQRETDYRLDLRIPRRGPNATDPIAGTPSINLPANYLQTLLDGIDTPNAKSIRVENAPPGTRAWMVGGNMVLRTSLFLNNPAYQATIAAADGTRVYEMAPTPVATLSENGSLRNVYFDLE; this is encoded by the coding sequence ATGCGCCTTTCGATCCCGCGGCTCTACGCAATGTTGATCCTGTCGATTTCGACTGCCTGTGGCCACGCCGCCGCGCAAGGCAGTCCGGGCGAGTCGAACAGGCCCGGAACGCCGTCGCCCGCCGCAGGAGCGGACGATGCTCCGCGCGCACTCCCGCCTCTCAAAGCACCTCCGGTTGGCTCGGCCAACTTCAATAGCGCCGTAGACACGGTCTCGCCACTGTCGAACAACGAGATCTTGGACCTGCGCAAACGTGTAGACAGCGCCCGACGCGCCGCCGCGACCTATCCGGGCGTGCCGCCGAAGCCGGTCATTTCGACCACCACCGTCGATCTTTCGCCTGGCTCGACCCCCCCGATTGTGCGCGTGAGCAACCAGGGCGCGGCAGTTTCCCTGGTCGATATCACAGGGGCACCGTGGGACATCTTGGAAGTCAACAACCTCGCCAAGCGCTCTTTCGAAGTGAAGCAGCCGGCCAAGGATGTTCCCACTATTACGATCACGGCCATGGGCGACTACGTGGAAGGCAACGTCGCCATCTTCCTGAAAGGTCTTTCGATCCCAGTGATGCTCCGCATGGTCGCTGGTCAGCGTGAAACCGACTATCGGCTGGATCTCCGTATTCCCCGGCGTGGGCCCAATGCCACTGATCCGATCGCCGGCACGCCATCGATCAACCTTCCTGCCAACTATCTGCAGACTTTACTGGATGGCATCGACACGCCGAATGCGAAGTCGATCCGCGTGGAAAACGCACCGCCTGGAACGCGCGCATGGATGGTCGGAGGCAACATGGTCCTCCGCACGAGTCTATTTCTGAACAACCCAGCCTACCAGGCAACGATTGCTGCAGCGGACGGTACGCGGGTGTACGAGATGGCTCCCACCCCCGTCGCCACGCTCAGTGAGAACGGCTCGCTGCGCAACGTCTACTTCGACTTGGAATGA
- a CDS encoding DotG/IcmE/VirB10 family protein, with amino-acid sequence MSERKKLHPGFKKNAKVMAVVTGVAVVGVGVAYMAMQGRASQAATVEVPALDTQGGKKTEETPNYSRALNRANDKGFQQAEHADGTFIPTLSENSGKTTNLEDELAKRAQATPPAQPRDMARPNQPYAATTSADSQQAQPTSTGLGDQVQGLRALWTRDESSQQILNIAAQAGDARNTNAAAATAAAGGNTTIAADDTNTKRQAVPYIRGLDQIPAVYQNSIDTDAPSDVLARVETGKYAGSVFYGTARLSNEVIVTDFTKMKVPTGEMITITAAALDEEEMRTAQPADIDHRYVQRVGVPALLGALGAAGSVYQNAGSIVQQTPLGGVTTTTNPNPSGKQLGGAAVSSGLQATQQVIQQENSTIPPRRGRIKRGTPIMVLFKADAYLKE; translated from the coding sequence ATGTCTGAACGAAAGAAGCTGCATCCCGGATTCAAGAAGAATGCCAAAGTCATGGCGGTCGTTACAGGTGTAGCGGTGGTCGGGGTAGGGGTCGCATACATGGCGATGCAAGGGCGCGCCTCCCAAGCCGCAACGGTTGAGGTGCCGGCACTTGACACGCAAGGCGGCAAGAAGACCGAAGAGACACCGAACTACTCGCGGGCGCTCAATCGCGCTAATGACAAAGGCTTCCAGCAGGCCGAACATGCGGACGGTACTTTTATTCCTACGCTATCGGAGAACAGTGGCAAGACGACAAACCTTGAAGACGAGCTTGCCAAGCGTGCCCAGGCCACCCCTCCGGCGCAGCCGCGCGATATGGCCCGCCCGAATCAACCCTATGCGGCAACAACATCGGCTGATTCTCAACAAGCACAGCCGACGTCAACAGGTCTGGGCGACCAAGTGCAAGGGCTGCGAGCATTATGGACACGCGATGAGTCTTCGCAGCAGATCCTGAACATTGCCGCGCAAGCCGGTGACGCACGCAACACGAACGCAGCTGCAGCGACTGCCGCCGCGGGAGGAAACACGACGATAGCAGCGGACGATACCAACACGAAGCGCCAGGCCGTTCCCTATATTCGTGGCTTGGATCAGATCCCTGCGGTGTACCAAAACAGCATCGATACTGACGCACCGTCTGACGTTCTCGCACGCGTCGAGACCGGAAAATATGCTGGCAGCGTGTTCTACGGCACCGCGCGCCTCTCCAACGAAGTCATTGTCACCGACTTCACCAAGATGAAGGTCCCGACTGGCGAGATGATCACCATCACGGCCGCGGCTCTGGACGAGGAAGAGATGCGCACGGCCCAGCCGGCAGACATCGATCATCGGTACGTACAACGCGTTGGCGTGCCAGCTCTTCTTGGCGCGCTGGGAGCAGCCGGCTCGGTTTACCAGAATGCGGGGTCCATCGTGCAGCAGACGCCGCTAGGGGGCGTGACCACGACGACGAACCCGAATCCGAGCGGAAAGCAACTTGGCGGCGCTGCAGTTTCCTCCGGCCTGCAAGCTACGCAGCAAGTGATCCAGCAGGAGAATTCGACCATCCCGCCGCGGCGGGGACGGATCAAACGAGGCACGCCGATCATGGTGCTGTTCAAGGCCGATGCCTATCTGAAAGAGTAG
- the traQ gene encoding conjugal transfer protein TraQ: MDLTTIVTQLGATIVEFQSLAAAAAYAVGLWYIAKAVNRGIKASSQPGGGETSGAAIFTTLLIGAVLLNLTNTMGDLWETMTGERGAGFGMVSYSGASAAGAFAPAINAIFTIVSTFGWWYGFKGLTMFKKASEGHGSGGYEDYAWKGFIHAIGGAAMVNIGSTVDAFKETVGLTF, translated from the coding sequence ATGGATCTGACAACAATCGTCACCCAGCTCGGCGCCACGATTGTCGAGTTCCAGTCGCTCGCCGCAGCCGCCGCCTATGCAGTCGGCCTCTGGTACATCGCTAAGGCGGTGAATCGAGGGATTAAAGCATCCAGTCAGCCGGGTGGCGGTGAAACGTCTGGCGCAGCGATCTTCACGACGCTTCTTATCGGTGCGGTGTTGCTCAATCTCACCAACACCATGGGAGATCTATGGGAAACCATGACCGGTGAGCGTGGTGCTGGTTTCGGAATGGTGTCCTATTCGGGGGCAAGCGCTGCAGGTGCCTTTGCGCCGGCCATCAACGCTATCTTCACCATCGTTTCCACATTCGGCTGGTGGTACGGATTCAAGGGACTGACCATGTTCAAGAAAGCATCGGAGGGACACGGAAGCGGCGGATACGAAGACTACGCCTGGAAAGGATTCATCCATGCCATCGGCGGAGCCGCGATGGTCAACATCGGCAGCACCGTGGATGCGTTCAAAGAAACCGTTGGCTTGACCTTTTAA
- a CDS encoding HNH endonuclease, protein MTENIESMGDESVDGVATGISWERAAEGMSPPSESLGANFAVRRFAPIVFSVKRHLWRKNDDNMEAADAEYRAKRESRLQKGNYQCVFCGFRSKHTEIHHKNDNHADNRSENLIVADPLCHGTQHIGQVGSKRHGLMIDAGGLPQAELNHLQRTIAVVLEIGTDAEKHDASTLLQHLASRGELVIKVWGSANPSDFANAMLELKDHELEKRESAFAGLGLLYRPSRFVEYIGRWIDELYKSLPTNTWQRIHDRAVGNQ, encoded by the coding sequence ATGACAGAGAACATCGAGAGCATGGGCGACGAGTCGGTGGATGGCGTTGCAACAGGCATCTCGTGGGAGAGGGCGGCAGAGGGTATGTCGCCTCCTTCTGAGTCGCTGGGCGCGAACTTCGCGGTGCGCCGCTTTGCGCCCATTGTGTTCTCCGTCAAGCGCCACCTCTGGCGCAAGAACGACGACAACATGGAAGCCGCTGACGCCGAGTACCGCGCAAAGCGAGAGTCCCGCCTGCAGAAGGGCAACTATCAGTGCGTCTTCTGCGGCTTCCGCTCCAAGCACACGGAGATCCACCACAAGAACGACAACCATGCTGATAACCGAAGCGAGAACCTGATTGTCGCTGACCCGCTCTGTCATGGCACCCAGCACATCGGCCAGGTGGGCTCGAAGCGGCATGGTTTGATGATTGACGCGGGTGGTCTGCCGCAGGCCGAGCTGAATCACTTGCAGCGAACGATTGCAGTGGTGCTGGAGATCGGCACAGACGCGGAAAAGCACGACGCGTCCACACTTCTTCAACATCTCGCTAGCCGCGGGGAACTGGTCATCAAGGTATGGGGCAGCGCGAACCCGTCCGACTTTGCAAATGCAATGCTTGAACTGAAGGATCACGAGCTGGAAAAGCGGGAAAGCGCTTTCGCCGGCCTCGGTCTGCTCTATCGTCCTTCTCGCTTTGTCGAGTACATCGGTCGTTGGATAGACGAGTTGTACAAGTCGCTTCCCACGAATACCTGGCAGCGCATCCATGACCGTGCAGTCGGCAATCAATAG
- a CDS encoding DotA/TraY family protein, translating into MGLFLRALIRSASACAVALASSASFAQTSVGEIQNAANRSGDKSMALLELVFGSIVRNPLSASGGAGGGMLASIFLVITSCILAVGVIWAIYHFASSMIATGQDGEFLGQKKSSPWFMIRMVIGFCSLVPIFGGYCGAQVVMLWGTMMGVGVANLTQDATIAVLKSGGSMVATPAAPAANTLAQSLFEANLCGESVNTAIAQMPAEGGVSADAAERFSPSLSSKSINIVNGRGQSCGGAKLELPQPVSMTAGAESIAGYGLDTSTLFSPMQSAHEAGLAAMQSTLSGLAQQYVNAVNSGSSPPDVSAALALAAQTYENTIRQAIAGSRGSIDSLTSKVEQNLKRDGWIMTGAWYQTFAQANAQATALANATASGVAGTDPNNLAYPQLYRKVLSAYQQQRALDGTNASSTANAVAALKTESTDAKGFVARIFSGQEWVKAAINLNGNNGGGGTTNPMIGMKNLGDYILMGGWGALGTYTAIKGGLAASDSTLGKALTAVADVVTFGGAGAFKKAAMGVLEALGPFIIVALLSLFFFGAMLSIYIPMVPFIIWFGGVTSWYAVVGEALIASPLWGITHLDGDGEGVGQRSTHGYIFLLNVLFRHALMMIGFALGGAGVIVLGTLLNTMFGVAMANAQFDSTTGLVSIIGFIALYISLCLTLIHGCFNLIHVVPDQVFSWVGGHMAGQLGRDTDDRSKQVFLGGIATGKDAARNSLGGMGRAPRATPGPKPPKAASGEATSKPPSF; encoded by the coding sequence ATGGGACTCTTCCTGCGCGCACTGATTCGCTCAGCCAGCGCTTGCGCTGTTGCTCTGGCCAGCTCGGCGTCGTTTGCACAGACGTCGGTAGGGGAGATCCAGAATGCGGCCAATCGATCTGGCGACAAGTCCATGGCGCTCCTCGAGCTGGTCTTCGGCAGCATTGTCCGAAACCCGCTCTCAGCTTCTGGCGGAGCGGGTGGCGGTATGCTGGCGAGCATCTTCCTTGTCATCACCTCCTGCATTCTTGCCGTTGGCGTAATCTGGGCGATCTATCATTTCGCATCCAGCATGATCGCCACCGGCCAGGATGGTGAGTTTCTTGGGCAGAAGAAGTCATCTCCTTGGTTCATGATCCGCATGGTGATTGGCTTCTGCTCTCTGGTCCCCATCTTCGGAGGCTACTGCGGCGCACAGGTTGTCATGCTCTGGGGCACGATGATGGGTGTCGGCGTTGCGAACCTCACCCAGGACGCGACCATCGCCGTACTGAAGTCGGGCGGTTCCATGGTCGCAACGCCAGCCGCTCCAGCTGCCAATACCCTGGCCCAGTCTCTATTCGAAGCCAATCTATGCGGCGAGTCAGTGAACACCGCCATAGCGCAGATGCCAGCAGAGGGTGGGGTGAGCGCCGACGCGGCGGAGCGATTTTCTCCATCGCTCTCGAGCAAGAGCATCAACATCGTGAATGGGCGAGGTCAGTCTTGCGGGGGCGCCAAGCTTGAGCTTCCACAGCCCGTATCCATGACAGCCGGGGCAGAGAGTATTGCAGGCTATGGGCTCGATACCTCGACACTATTCAGCCCTATGCAGTCGGCGCACGAGGCGGGACTGGCTGCCATGCAATCCACCCTTAGCGGGCTCGCGCAGCAGTACGTGAATGCTGTGAACAGTGGTAGCTCTCCGCCGGACGTAAGCGCGGCGCTGGCCTTGGCAGCTCAAACGTATGAGAACACCATTCGCCAGGCCATTGCCGGATCGCGTGGATCGATCGATTCGCTCACCAGCAAGGTTGAGCAGAATCTCAAGCGAGACGGCTGGATCATGACCGGGGCCTGGTATCAGACTTTCGCGCAGGCCAACGCGCAAGCCACGGCACTGGCAAACGCCACAGCCTCGGGCGTGGCCGGCACCGATCCGAACAACCTGGCATACCCCCAGCTCTACCGCAAGGTTTTGAGCGCATACCAACAGCAGCGTGCGCTGGACGGGACGAACGCGTCCAGCACTGCGAATGCTGTCGCCGCATTGAAGACGGAATCCACGGATGCAAAAGGCTTCGTCGCCAGAATCTTCAGTGGGCAAGAGTGGGTCAAGGCCGCCATCAATTTGAACGGGAACAACGGCGGGGGCGGGACCACGAACCCGATGATCGGGATGAAGAACCTGGGCGATTACATCCTGATGGGAGGTTGGGGAGCACTTGGGACCTACACGGCCATTAAGGGCGGCCTCGCGGCGTCAGATTCGACTCTGGGGAAAGCGTTAACGGCGGTAGCTGATGTGGTCACGTTCGGAGGCGCTGGCGCATTTAAAAAGGCCGCTATGGGTGTCCTGGAAGCCTTGGGGCCTTTCATTATTGTGGCGCTACTTTCGCTGTTCTTCTTTGGCGCGATGCTATCCATCTATATCCCGATGGTGCCGTTCATCATCTGGTTTGGCGGTGTTACGTCATGGTATGCCGTGGTCGGAGAGGCTTTAATCGCGTCGCCCCTGTGGGGCATTACGCACCTCGACGGAGATGGTGAAGGTGTGGGGCAGCGGTCGACGCACGGCTACATTTTCTTGCTGAACGTCCTGTTCCGGCACGCGCTGATGATGATCGGCTTCGCGCTCGGCGGCGCTGGCGTCATAGTGCTCGGTACGCTGCTGAATACGATGTTTGGCGTCGCCATGGCAAACGCTCAATTTGATAGTACGACCGGCCTCGTCAGCATCATTGGCTTCATCGCGTTGTACATCTCGTTGTGCCTGACGTTGATCCATGGCTGCTTCAATCTGATCCATGTGGTCCCGGACCAGGTCTTTTCTTGGGTGGGCGGACACATGGCAGGCCAACTGGGTCGAGATACGGACGACCGCTCGAAGCAGGTGTTCCTTGGCGGCATCGCCACAGGCAAAGACGCGGCACGGAATTCACTGGGTGGAATGGGACGTGCTCCGCGCGCAACGCCAGGGCCTAAACCGCCGAAGGCAGCTTCCGGCGAGGCTACTTCCAAGCCGCCGTCGTTCTAA
- a CDS encoding ATP-dependent DNA ligase, which yields MGAVSADLAAIPLMLAKRSLQLPRTGDWHFELKLDGYRILAGTGNQPALRTRAGAIATAWFPEVVEVLKQLPAGCALDCEAVVLDDIGRSHFEALHGRARRRRWYRGAPHVTLGAFDLLILNGKDIRDWPIERRKAKLHALLGTDSGLLYVSAVDDGVWLYQQVLALKLEGVVAKRAGSCYTAGPSDNWLKIKRPGVHGHGAFKRDMA from the coding sequence ATGGGAGCCGTGAGCGCGGACCTTGCCGCCATACCCCTAATGCTGGCAAAGCGGAGTCTTCAATTGCCGCGAACTGGGGATTGGCACTTCGAGCTGAAGTTAGATGGATACCGAATACTGGCAGGCACGGGGAATCAGCCGGCGTTGCGCACGCGCGCGGGCGCCATCGCTACAGCTTGGTTTCCAGAAGTGGTGGAGGTACTGAAGCAATTGCCAGCGGGGTGCGCATTGGATTGTGAGGCGGTGGTGCTCGATGACATCGGACGGTCCCACTTTGAGGCGCTGCATGGGAGGGCGAGGCGCAGGCGCTGGTATCGAGGCGCTCCCCACGTTACGCTGGGCGCTTTTGACCTATTGATTCTCAACGGCAAGGACATCCGGGACTGGCCCATCGAGAGGCGCAAGGCAAAGCTGCATGCCCTTCTTGGTACCGACAGTGGTCTGCTCTACGTTTCGGCAGTCGATGACGGCGTCTGGCTTTACCAGCAGGTTCTTGCCCTGAAACTCGAAGGGGTGGTCGCCAAGCGCGCCGGCAGCTGTTATACCGCGGGCCCCTCGGACAACTGGCTCAAGATCAAGCGTCCGGGTGTGCACGGCCATGGGGCGTTCAAGCGAGACATGGCATAG
- a CDS encoding replication protein RepA, whose protein sequence is MVELELVAPAAKARTKVCAGEKIIQASSVIAARKPGSDEVGFGAKCLVSASLPYRNPKPVQLINGAWLRHNGNYALWIQGGINGIPYGVYPRLFVMWLTSEALRTGSRKIHTGGTFAEFCRKLNIDRSRGKRGAGKALIEQADRFLQSRAAFVTLPAHLATGKRADILSAKLKHTDLLNFADEYSLFFDSDEQASQQGSLFGSEITLTENFFNEITTHCIPVDLRAVSALQRSPMDLDIYQWLAYRMFKLTKPARPTWEQLYQQFGSNYGRLRDFRSEFIESLKRVELVYPGLRVSEAEGGSGLVLYPSPTPVAPTSLPSGRSGDEFPQLLLAS, encoded by the coding sequence ATGGTCGAACTGGAACTGGTTGCGCCCGCCGCCAAAGCGAGAACAAAGGTCTGTGCGGGCGAAAAGATCATTCAAGCGTCAAGCGTAATCGCCGCTCGCAAGCCCGGAAGTGATGAGGTGGGATTCGGCGCGAAATGCCTCGTCTCTGCTTCTCTGCCATACCGAAATCCGAAGCCGGTGCAGTTGATCAACGGCGCCTGGCTCAGGCACAACGGAAACTACGCTCTTTGGATACAGGGCGGCATCAACGGGATTCCCTACGGCGTCTATCCGCGCCTGTTTGTCATGTGGCTGACTTCTGAGGCGCTTCGGACGGGCAGCCGGAAGATTCATACCGGTGGTACGTTCGCCGAGTTTTGCCGCAAGCTGAACATTGATCGGAGTCGAGGCAAGCGCGGTGCGGGCAAAGCCTTGATCGAACAAGCGGATCGCTTTTTGCAGAGCCGTGCTGCGTTTGTAACGCTTCCAGCCCACCTTGCCACGGGCAAGCGAGCGGACATTCTCAGTGCAAAGCTCAAGCACACCGATCTTCTCAATTTTGCAGACGAATACTCCCTCTTTTTTGACTCGGATGAGCAGGCGTCGCAACAGGGTTCGTTGTTCGGGTCCGAAATCACCCTCACGGAAAATTTCTTCAACGAGATCACGACTCACTGCATTCCAGTGGATCTGCGAGCTGTTTCCGCCCTCCAGCGCTCGCCGATGGATCTCGATATTTATCAGTGGCTGGCTTACCGGATGTTCAAGCTGACCAAGCCGGCTCGCCCGACCTGGGAACAGCTGTATCAGCAGTTCGGGTCTAACTACGGTCGACTTCGAGACTTCCGAAGCGAGTTCATCGAATCCCTCAAACGTGTCGAACTCGTCTACCCCGGACTTCGCGTGAGCGAAGCGGAGGGTGGCAGTGGGCTGGTGCTTTACCCCTCGCCGACTCCGGTGGCTCCGACTTCCCTCCCCTCTGGCCGTAGCGGCGACGAATTCCCTCAGCTCCTACTCGCGAGTTAA
- a CDS encoding lytic transglycosylase domain-containing protein: MTGAQRKLLVAAATALIATTAAASDDAELEACFAAAEAEYQVPSCILRGIHQVETSGSKSTNMVSRPNRDGSRDYGIMQHNDFWIRYFQRNFGITAQQIVQDRCLAIRGAGYVLRYEMNRARDFWTGVAKYHNPDPVIGYGYVLRVANAAKRFGCQIK, encoded by the coding sequence ATGACGGGGGCCCAGCGGAAGCTACTTGTCGCTGCGGCGACGGCACTGATCGCAACCACCGCTGCTGCTTCGGACGACGCAGAACTTGAGGCGTGCTTTGCCGCAGCAGAGGCGGAGTACCAGGTGCCGTCTTGCATCCTCCGCGGCATCCACCAGGTGGAAACCTCTGGGTCGAAGAGCACCAATATGGTGTCCCGGCCAAATCGGGACGGATCGCGCGATTACGGAATCATGCAACACAACGACTTCTGGATCCGCTATTTCCAGCGCAACTTCGGCATTACGGCGCAACAGATCGTCCAAGACCGGTGTCTTGCTATCCGCGGCGCAGGTTACGTCCTGCGATACGAGATGAACCGCGCGCGTGATTTCTGGACAGGGGTAGCGAAGTATCACAACCCAGACCCCGTCATCGGTTATGGCTATGTCTTGCGGGTGGCTAACGCGGCAAAGAGGTTCGGATGTCAGATCAAATAA
- a CDS encoding secretion/conjugation apparatus DotM-related subunit: MSDQIKNDRSAAPLVGMCILIAVALFWFLWTFRHEAMAQRLLIWKGYEIYPWAKLFDFARDRQWQLITYFKYARVVTFKEIWVAGSAVGYLWAFVPVSLGIWFSIKALRNPILKSKSVYTIQSLLEAQSQNFSAVAPILHRDLSQEDPPEWASSVHPEEWVAEHGLIYSDHLDEDRTRELLAQQLGQPVADRRQLAKLAPTERALFAVLGLRVFFKDLEACRALMDALNYSASNEGSRPDFSLATPAFQRCMKSKEVDVWIKKHRYPRTLLMAMLIQARELGTLPSSEFIWLKPHDRALWYPLNTAGRKAPMMESAGVFNHMQAEEVAWDAGCVLLEPHVDNALAGLRKYLEDTGVIEQSSKQEEFSLLNRP, from the coding sequence ATGTCAGATCAAATAAAGAACGACCGCTCGGCAGCCCCGCTGGTCGGCATGTGCATTCTGATCGCGGTCGCGCTCTTCTGGTTCCTGTGGACCTTCCGGCATGAGGCCATGGCGCAGCGACTGCTGATCTGGAAGGGCTACGAGATCTACCCATGGGCCAAGCTCTTCGACTTCGCAAGGGACCGTCAGTGGCAGCTGATCACATACTTCAAGTATGCACGTGTCGTGACGTTCAAAGAGATCTGGGTAGCTGGGTCAGCAGTGGGGTATCTCTGGGCCTTTGTTCCTGTTTCACTCGGCATCTGGTTTTCCATTAAGGCCTTGCGCAACCCGATCCTCAAATCAAAAAGCGTCTACACCATTCAAAGCCTGCTGGAAGCGCAGAGCCAGAACTTTTCTGCGGTCGCTCCGATCCTGCACCGGGATCTTTCTCAGGAGGACCCGCCAGAGTGGGCATCGTCTGTACATCCGGAAGAATGGGTTGCTGAGCACGGGCTGATCTATTCAGACCATCTGGACGAGGACCGGACTAGAGAGCTGCTCGCGCAGCAGCTCGGGCAACCTGTCGCGGACCGTCGCCAGCTGGCGAAACTGGCTCCCACCGAACGCGCATTATTCGCCGTGCTCGGCCTCCGCGTGTTCTTCAAGGACCTCGAGGCATGTCGCGCACTCATGGATGCACTGAACTACAGCGCGTCAAATGAGGGCTCGCGGCCTGACTTCTCCTTGGCCACACCTGCGTTCCAGCGTTGCATGAAAAGCAAGGAAGTGGATGTCTGGATCAAGAAGCACAGGTATCCGCGCACTTTACTGATGGCGATGCTCATTCAAGCACGCGAATTAGGCACGCTGCCATCCTCGGAGTTCATCTGGCTCAAACCGCACGACCGGGCACTCTGGTATCCGCTCAACACCGCTGGCCGGAAAGCTCCAATGATGGAGTCGGCTGGGGTCTTTAATCACATGCAAGCCGAAGAGGTGGCATGGGATGCCGGCTGCGTCCTGTTGGAGCCACACGTCGACAACGCCCTGGCGGGCCTTCGGAAGTATCTCGAGGACACAGGCGTCATCGAACAGTCCAGCAAGCAAGAAGAATTCTCGCTATTGAACCGACCCTGA
- a CDS encoding thioredoxin fold domain-containing protein — MKISFERKPKDFVRIEPDGSLSSFFAGTGHMKALSRVRLTSANEASLNAFSVASARPGDTSQDDAATAPYAIVFVTEDAGEKLRILERFQSHEDAERAHGLIVRAFHRRSFVERLKARLRTLGLYVGVPLLVLGMYSSIATFATAKSQSPELTAAILAEANRIAAPTALPSAPTSNASPVARTDGQISVSPVLFPKGTPSIYVFSDPKCPACRAVEPAIQEIARHQRVVVLPVAYKTGSDEVAVDALCRGDSKQQAAAWGEAMAVDVRGKESTLNEELFQKQGRAPELCAKGKEWLEKNRQAFEAMGLTQTPSVVNADGQLLDLNDLVKQYR, encoded by the coding sequence ATGAAGATCTCGTTTGAGCGAAAGCCGAAGGATTTTGTGCGCATCGAGCCGGATGGCTCCCTCTCATCATTCTTCGCCGGTACCGGGCATATGAAGGCGTTGTCGCGTGTTCGGTTGACCTCGGCGAATGAAGCGTCGCTGAATGCCTTCTCTGTCGCTTCCGCCAGGCCCGGGGACACTTCGCAAGACGATGCAGCTACCGCGCCTTATGCTATCGTTTTCGTTACGGAGGATGCGGGCGAAAAGCTACGCATCCTCGAAAGGTTCCAATCGCACGAGGACGCTGAGCGTGCACATGGACTCATCGTCAGAGCATTCCATCGCCGCTCGTTCGTGGAGCGGCTGAAAGCAAGGCTGCGCACGCTGGGGCTATACGTCGGCGTTCCGCTGCTTGTCCTTGGCATGTACAGCAGTATCGCAACTTTCGCTACCGCGAAATCTCAATCTCCGGAGTTGACTGCCGCGATCCTGGCCGAGGCAAACCGAATCGCCGCGCCTACCGCGCTGCCTTCTGCGCCGACTTCCAATGCCTCGCCCGTTGCGCGCACGGACGGGCAGATTTCTGTAAGTCCGGTCCTCTTTCCGAAAGGCACGCCATCGATCTACGTCTTCTCCGACCCGAAATGCCCCGCATGCAGAGCGGTTGAGCCCGCTATCCAGGAGATTGCCCGGCATCAACGGGTTGTCGTCCTGCCCGTTGCCTACAAGACCGGGTCGGATGAAGTGGCTGTCGATGCGCTGTGCCGGGGGGATTCGAAGCAGCAGGCAGCGGCATGGGGGGAAGCGATGGCGGTTGACGTTCGCGGTAAGGAAAGCACGTTGAACGAAGAGCTGTTTCAGAAGCAGGGTCGCGCCCCCGAGTTGTGCGCAAAGGGGAAGGAATGGCTTGAAAAGAACCGCCAGGCGTTTGAAGCGATGGGACTCACGCAAACGCCATCGGTGGTCAACGCAGATGGTCAGCTGCTGGATCTGAATGACCTGGTGAAGCAGTACCGATGA